ATCATCAGCTTGGAAGGCTGAGGTAATAGCCATTATACGATGCCCGCATCCTGGAACTCGGCTACCTGATTGTTCTGAAGAACTTGAAGACGGGGAAAAGGACGTGAGACACTTAATTCCTCACCTTCACCTGAAGCGACTCTTTCACTTCAAGCTGCCTCATTACTAAGGCTTATATGGTGGTGGGGGAAGGATTCGAACCTTCGAAGTCGATGACGGCAGATTTACAGTCTGCTCCCTTTGGCCGCTCGGGAACCCCACCTAATTGTTAAGTACTTGAATGGTGCCGGCACCAAGAGTCGAACTCGGGACCTACTGATTACAAGTCAGTTGCTCTACCAACTGAGCTATGCCGGCATCAAGTGCTGCGCATTCTATGGAGACTTTACGGGGTATGCAACAAAAAAATTGCATGTTTTGCACTATCGCTCATGTTTTATTCAAAAAGTAAGCTTTTTCCCTTTTTCCGCTGTTTAAGGGGTGAAAATATATCCAAAAGTGCGACTTCTTCATACCTGTCTGAGCAAGATATGAACCACTTTCCTACACTTCATTAATGAAATAAATCCTTCGCAGAGCTTAACCGTCTCATTTATGCACTGAAAATGTGCTTTTGCCTCACAAATGAACATCAAAAGGCATTTCTTTATCAGTTACACCTGATTTCAAGGCCATTTATATTGGCGCAGTTCTTGCACTCTTCATTGCGTACGCACTGTTTTGTTATTTTAAGGAGTGCAGCTATGAAAATTGTCATGCTCAACGCCGCAACATTGCCTGTTTATAGAGATGAACTGGCACAACTTCTCATCGAAGCCAACAGTACAGGCGCTTGCGTGGGGTTCCCGCACGTCACCGGACAAAGAGAGGCGGAAGACTCTTTTCATGATTTACGCCCTGCACTAACTCAAAATGAGCGACTGCTTTGGATCGCCAGAGATGAACAAGGTGTCATTGGGACCGTTCAGCTCGATCTGGCCCATTCTCCGGATTTACCTCATCAGGCCGAAGTGAGTACTTTGCTGGTCTGTGCCCGTGCGAGACGACGCGGCGTCGGTCGTCTGTTAATGCGTGCACTGGAAAATACCGCACAGAACCTGCGTTGCTCCGTTCTGTCTTCAGATATGCAGTCAGGTTCGGACGCCGAAGCTTTCTATCGGGCTCAGGGTTATCGCTGTGCGACAC
The Rahnella aceris DNA segment above includes these coding regions:
- a CDS encoding GNAT family N-acetyltransferase; this encodes MKIVMLNAATLPVYRDELAQLLIEANSTGACVGFPHVTGQREAEDSFHDLRPALTQNERLLWIARDEQGVIGTVQLDLAHSPDLPHQAEVSTLLVCARARRRGVGRLLMRALENTAQNLRCSVLSSDMQSGSDAEAFYRAQGYRCATLRQDSARYSRKNEVVYYKQLPPFTCASHPLF